The Glycine max cultivar Williams 82 chromosome 17, Glycine_max_v4.0, whole genome shotgun sequence genome contains the following window.
aaaaaaattatatattttaatttttttattttataataattattttaaagttctacaacaataattttttattggtggATAGTTTATGAAAGTTTTTGTATTGAGAATACATAGAaatttaattctaattaaatgttttataaccagtaataattattataatataaaagtcaagataaaataaaataagcatttCCAAATATATCTATCGCAATCTTCTGAATAGAATTAAAACAACGTagtatatttatcaaaatcataTCAAGTTCTTCTAGATTGAGTAGTACAATTGTTAGGCACCATTTGTGGGTGATTTCAGTTGTCAGTAGGAATAGTGTTTAGAAATATAGGTCATCCCAGCAGAGAccaaactaatttaaatattatttaaatagatattttaaaaatatttatgaaaaataggaAAATTTATCACTtcgtaaataattaaattaaggttaatttagtttaaataaataaataacgcATTCGATGGATTAAAATAGATGCTTcgttactttaaaatcttatttccattatttttaatttttaatttatgaaagcaatcctaaatattttatagtaattatcataatataaatGTCCAGATAAATTACATTACGTATttccaaattaatatatatcgaTTTCGTGTCACAATCATCTTAATAGAATtaaaacaacatatatatagtaaccataattaatttgtaaaatacaaaaaataaatatataaaaatgatatttaagtTCTTCTAGATTTAGTACAATTATTAGGCATCATATATATGTGGGTGATGATTTCAGTTGTTACTTGGAAAGTGTGACAAAGAGGTCAATCCCAGTTCAACACCTGCTTCATTTTTATCAGTTTCCAATGTGGGGAAGCTTTTTATTTCTTCTGGAAACTAAGATGAAGCcctagttttttatatttcaatattatcGTCGTTTAGCTTTTAATTCGCATAGCTAGAGTCGTGTTGTTTCTTCTTAGTCGTATGTATGCTGCTAGAAGATCGAGTACGTAATTTCCACTTTTGCTGTTGTTTCCTACTTTACTAGTTGTTTCAATATCGTGTAATTTTTCTACTTGCACCCTTCCTCAATATACAAGGGGCGCCTCCAGATTAATGGCTCAATAATCAATATAGAATGTATATTTGCCATGCACGTTGTAAAAAATGACTTTACAATCATAACTACACATTTTGGCCACATTTACAACTAATTCATACATGATCTTTATGTAATCAAATGAGAAATTTGTAAAATAGATAAGATTAACAAGTGTAGTCTCGATCTTAGGCTCTAATGACGAATAGAAGACACGTGCATAGTATATTTGTTTACAATTTTTACTCTCATTATATTTTGAACTTTTAACTAACTTTTGTTATATGgaaaatgttctttttttttatgacttaAAGTTTATGTTTAGTCTTTGTATTGCACTAGCtaattgttttttagttttattttttttaacttttttgaaATAGTTTCTGTATAGTTCATTTGTTTTTACATTAGTTCATGCCATTATCCTACTATTAACTATTGACACATTACGACAGgttattttacataatttttattttagtatctCTAATAAATgcatagttttaatttttattttgaatgcaTGACTCTTTAATCACTTTTAAGTGCAGTTAGGTAACTACAGGTATAATACTaaagaattaaatattatagaaactgtttaaaaattaaaaggactaaaaaatgaataaaaagatatatatatatatatatatatatatataaagataaaaattatatttaaatctgattttttttatagaaatatacCATATAACGATAATTAATTAGCAGTAACTTGTTTTTcatctataaaattttaaatatatttagaataatTAGTGTCTGTTGATTAATTTGCTGCAGATAGAGACACTTTTTTTCCCTTAAGGATAACACTCGGCTACTCTTCGTAGAATCCTAgaagtgttattttttttatataaaaaaggctAAATTTACTAATATGAGAAATATTAATcacatttaagaaaaataaaatatttatttactatttttttggcAAATGAAATACTCCGAATCATGTGATGAATAGTTTTTGGCCAATAATGTAAATGGTTTCATCCAAATCCAAGTGGCGATTGCCATCCCGAAAAAGGCggaatatttttatgattaggATTTAGGCTTATATGCTTTTCCTTTATttgttcttaattattattcttattttctaaaatgGTGACAACTGGGCGTGAGTCGCATGACATAAATActctatactttttttaataatggttGCTATACATTCACGGAAACTATGTGTTTTAAAtacaatcttaagattttttattcaagtgtatttatttattcttatattaatatatatatatatatatattatattttaaatttatttttttcaatttgccCTGGCTGGAAGGGAGCATACGTGCTTTGTATTTTCCATATCATTCcagaggattaaaaaaaatcatgtttgaaCTGAAAACAGTCAATGCCCTTCTAATCTAACTCATctctattttattcaattttcaacAAATTGATTAAACTAATAATACCACATAGTgaattcaaaaaaaaagaaaaaaagagagagagaaccaCGTAGTACACATCAGTAATAGTCTGTTCCACGGTTTCAttcttatcttttataataatcataatcatatgGTCTTCTCAATCCGGTGTGCTATGAAAAAGTCCACCTGACTCTGCTGCTCATAGTTTCCTTGGCATCTTACAAATCCCACATATATATACATCCACCCACATAGGGGATTGATCAAATTCACTTTGATATTCATTCCTTCTTTCATTTCATTAGCAAAAGTGATCAATTAAGTGTTAATTAACCATCGATCATGATGAGGAGCAAGAAGCAGAGCCAGAACAAGTTTGTTCGAATCATGGCATCACCAATCAGAGCACTGGGAAAAGCACGTGACATGTACGTGCGGAGCATAACGAACTGCGGCCAGCACGTGAGCTACTACGGCGGCGACCCCACAGAAGGCGCGGGAAGGTTCTCGAGGAGCCACAGCGTGGCCACGTCGACGAGGTCCGAGGTTGTCAGCGAGGATTATGCGGAGCTTCTCAGGGCCGCGTCCGCGAGAACCTTGGCGAATCGAATCGACATGGATTTGGTcctcaaacaacaacaacatgcgAACTCATCGAAAGGTAATAATTTGCCCAAGTCTAGCAGTGTTGGGATGGCGAGGATTGAGGAGGATAAGCCCTATGACTCTGAAAAGGGTGTGACGGATTCGTATCCGAGGAGTAGAAGCTATGCTGTGGAGGCCAAGAGAAGACCTTCTTCTGCTTTTCAAATTCCCAGTTCCAGACTTGTCTCCATCTAAGTATACTTAGATATAATTAAGTGAGAGAAagagattttaattaattagttgaatTTGTAACAATTAATCCTTCTCCTTTCTTTATCTGTTTTCTCATGATAAACTTTATTGATTCTATTGTTTTTGGATAGAGATTTTCTtgtaaataagatttttttttagcttGTCGGTGGAACTATGAGAGTTTCTTGATGTTGGTAATTATTTACTATACTCATCTTtagtttttaagtatttttatagCATCTATAATGTGAATTGTTAAtggatgtttttaaaaatatattatttttaatgtcaaATATGATTTGGagttctttaaaattaaaaagaattatttatataaataattattatttgtttaatttggtattaaatatcaaaaagaaaattataatatttgtaagTTAAATACTTCGttaataaaaatacttaattgaagaaaattatttaagtttcttaaaattttggTGGCCTAAATTGAGttgtttatattaatattattaaaaattaagacgTATTATAATTAAGAGTAATTAGCCACGAGTTTTATGTTTTCTTGGATTTTAATAAATGAGATGAGATGGCGAAAGCGGAGAACGATTATTGGAATGGTTATTAACTAATTTGTCTCTCTATAGTAAGAGAATTCGTGTAATAATGACATAAACTTTACACCTTGCAAGCTACAGATTTGTTTTGTgcgaattaaattaaatacgaATCAGAGTAAGTGAGGCTTCCCTTTAACTTGTCAGGGGTTTTGTAGCTGTTGTAACTAATTGATGGTGACTTTTGTTCcagggacaattttttttatagtctcCATCGTAATTATtgttcctaaaaataaaatatgaagataTTATTTGTGagtatatcataaaaaatgtatttaatttctttatataattttttttcctaattataagaaatatgtaACTACTTTAttctttgttaattaattttcttatatatgatTACTTTAGTATGATGTTCATTaaggaaatatttattaaattgattatgaGATTAAAATTTGTTGTAAAATTTAGTTATACTTAAAGTTTAACttagatttttttcttataaatttaagatatgtTATGTTGTTAATTGAATTACTTATGgattattaaatatgtttttaattctaATGACATAAgtgagttttaattttaatctttttttttgtcttttacatcctctaaaatttgaaaccattatttttagttcttatagaataaatttttttgtcaaaaattaaggataaaagatataattaaaCCTTATATTTCCAAACCACATACATTTTAACATCTACAATTAAAACGAGTGttaataatatacttttaacacattttaattttaaaatttatgtaaatcTCACTAATTTATGGATAAAATGcacaaattgaaaaataaaatccacATAATTGATGAGAGTTATATAAGTTTCACCCAggcttaaaaaaagaaaagagagagaaaaatgttaTATGATGACCGACTcacactataaaaaaattttatacgATTAACCCATATTcataatgtataataaatttaaatcggTAATATGTGATTGTATGAcggtgtaaaattattttatattatataaatattaaaatcttaaaaaaacgTAAATTTcacccaataaaaaaatatgtgaaaaaagaatattaaaactaaaagaGTCCATTAATACCATTTCTCACTCTCCTCTCGTATGCAAATCTCTCAAGTTTATGGTTGAAATGAACAAATTATGTATTATGACCCgtgaaaataaaatcttagatatatattttattattcttttttatatttttttacttcttgcATACTTTTCAAAcatgtctcattttttttacaatatcttAGATATATAATTGTTATAGTTTTATACAAACATCCTGATTtcctgttaaaataaaatcttcatatataataattataatttataattataacttttttaaggcgaattataattataagtttttttagaggatttataattataacttaaaAACCAAGAATCCGATAATAACTGTGAAAAGACTTTTTTGGTCAAATTCAACATACAGTTGgtcaaaataattgattatgaaGTATAAACGTTTTTAAATGTTACACAAGGTATCATCACGGATTTTGGTATGATATGACAGGAACATAAAGAGATTCCACCTTAATATATTCCTTTGAAAAAAGTATTACTCTTTTACGTAATATTAATATACTAGACAAAACTCctttaagttttgtttttttcaactatttttaCACTTCTTAGACTCTTTCaaatatccttaaaaaaaaaagactctttcaaatatatataggaAGTGGTGTTATTATACTTTCttctaaaatgacatttttctaaGATTCAAACTTTTATCGATTCCTCAAAAAACAATTGGTTTATTACTATTTCGATACAAGTTTATTAGTAACATCTAGTTCGCCTTGAGTCCTAACATTTTGACTCATTTACCTTATCTTAGTGGTGATGGAGCAGAATTTGTAGATAATTCTACTGAgtgattttcaaatttggagCTGAAGCTTTACCTTCTTTCAGACTTAGCGATTCATATTATATTGTGTGATTTGAACTCactctatttttcatttatcaattacaatttaatctaattacaattattatcgTGAAGGTATGATAGGGAGGAAGGCAGCACTATGTTTGATGGCGATAACTCATCACTTTTTCTTGGAGACAAAGCTTTCTTTCAGAAAAAAGAGGCTGATTTTGCCAAAAGActggtaagttttttttatttctcatcatATTTAAGCTAAATTTTCCTGTAATTGTAAGTGTATGGGTGTTGTCTGTTTGGAGCTTCCTGCTGCTAATTAAAGTGTTAAGTagataaaataaagatagtTAGTGTCCATAAGGAGATATgataaaaactgaaaaacttGCGAGGGAAAAAGTTCTGCACCCTATGTTTTGtattttgattctttaatctCATTGTGCTTACTTGGATCTCATATAGCCAAAGATTGAAGTTTATGAAAGTTATTATCATGTTTGTTGTGATTTAGTTTTGGAGCAGTTACTTTATCTTCATTCGCGTGCTTGGAAGTGGCGTGATAAGCTAGATAGATATATTTTATGTTGCAATCTACTAACTTAGTTGGCTTTTGTGTGAATGGCACTTGAACTCTGGCATGTACTTTGATTAAATGGACCAGAAAACTAATACATGGTAAATGCTGCTTATACTGTATCCATTTCCAATGCTTATACTGTATCCATTGCCAGATTGATGCAGACATTGCCGTAGTGGGAAAACAAGGTGAAATTGATTTTGA
Protein-coding sequences here:
- the LOC121173889 gene encoding pre-mRNA-splicing factor ATP-dependent RNA helicase DEAH7-like: MFDGDNSSLFLGDKAFFQKKEADFAKRLIDADIAVVGKQGEIDFEEAKFSQHLKKGEAVSDFAKLKIISEQRKYLPEELLQ
- the LOC100793150 gene encoding uncharacterized protein encodes the protein MMRSKKQSQNKFVRIMASPIRALGKARDMYVRSITNCGQHVSYYGGDPTEGAGRFSRSHSVATSTRSEVVSEDYAELLRAASARTLANRIDMDLVLKQQQHANSSKGNNLPKSSSVGMARIEEDKPYDSEKGVTDSYPRSRSYAVEAKRRPSSAFQIPSSRLVSI